gagggtaTGGTCAAAAGATCAGTGTACATACGGGCGAGTTCGATTCACTGAGGGTCAGATTCGGAGCAGAGATGGTGAACTTTGTAGTTGCAAAGTGTTATTTCAGAAATGGTTCATAGGTTAAAGTCCAGTGTTCAGATCTCACATTCAGGGcgcaccagcataactgggacctcagtcttactcaaacttcccctgatgacgtctaagcagatctgaggtgacagaatcaggacccaaggatcttttatacaatttcatgtcttttgacaagttggaattcctcagggaacaaaaggtcataaggatgactttgaaggaggtccatcaccggTACGGTACTTAGctatagaattaacataaggctGTTTGCTTGTTCTTCCACCATTCAAAGTACATCTCAAAGAGAGATGAGTACcatatcccatgtttacaattcatttacatgacaggatgttcttttgacctctgaattatcagaaaaCAGCATAGACGGACTGTTGATTACACTGTCCACCCTACTCATACatgtgtaaatacacaaaaacacaaacattatctccctacCTGTCTTACGAGGGTTATTTATTTGGCAGGATGTCTgaccctttctagccatgtgtcACAGAGGCATTTCTATTCTCATCATGTGTCTACGCTGCCCTCAGGGTGTGTGATTGCAGCGAGTGTAGACAGACTcttgctagctttaatctaggtaGCTCGGGCACCAATAGCAGGGAAGCTGCAGCACCATGGGCTGTGGAAGCTGCCTGGGACGCTGAGTACTCAGGTAGCCCATGCTGCTCCAGCACCTGAACTAGCTAGATTAGAGCTAGCCTGGGTATGTGTGTCTGCTGcagtcctgcccccgccccctggctgcagtgtagacataacctgacACGCTTTCCAGAGCGCACAGAGGGGGGCGGGTTATTTTTAAGAGATGCAGCTTGGAAGGGAAATTTAGCAAACTAAAAACCATACTTCAATTTGCCTCCtttctgctgcttttctgttTATCTTGTGACACACTAGAGGGCTGTAACATTTCTGCCTTGCCCTCTTTCTTAGATATCCTGATTGCCCAAGCACCTACTCCCCACAGCCGGGTGAATGGGACTCTGGGAAGATCGGTCGTGCTGTCTGTGGATCTATCCCCTGGGAAAAAGGTGAAAGAAATTGAATGGAGCTTTCGTGCTGGGTCAGGTGTGACGATTCAGGTGGCTGAGTTCATTGGGGAGAAGTTTGAGCGACCCGATCCCAGCGACAGATTTAAGCAGAGGCTAGAAAAGTACAACGAGACCTCGCTGAGGATCAAGGCTCTAGAGCTGGGCGATAGCGGAGTTTATGAGGCCCGGATTAAGATAGTACCAGCAACTGTGGAGGAACAGGCCTTTCTCCTCGCGGTCTATGGTAAGTGATGACAAATCAATATTTAACGGCATTTCCAGGAGTACACAGTGCCTGAAGCTCTGATATTAATGATAATCCCTCACTCTTTTcatttgtagatctcaaagcaatttacaataGAAGTCAGTAGCACTACACCCATttgcagatgtggaaactgaggcatggggcaggCGTACACCTTAGTTCACCCAGCAGGAGAGGGGCACAGTCAGGAATAGACCCTAAGTCTTCTGAGCCCCAGTTCACTGCTcgatccactaggccacactgccgaATGATTCTGTGCACTTGGGGTGAAATTCCCTCCTGTGCAGAGGGGCCAGCACAGGGTCTAGGCATCAATTAAGATTCAGTAAAGGTTTTAAGCAGCATGTAACCCCAGCCCTTGTTCCCTGCATGTGCCCAAATTTTAACCAGGATGCTCAAAGTCAGAGCTTCAGTCACACCCACTACTTcagttctctctccctcccccgcatAGCTACCAGCACCCACCCTCATGACTCCCCCTCCCAACGCTGAGTACAGGAAAGCCGGTGCTGTCAAACAATATTACCACAACTCTCATCCTAGCTGGTGTGGCTCTTAAAGTgccagctgctggaatcaagtgagcacatgagaatctcagatttcctttccaaaaaaatatttctcatgctcctggttgcagagagaagcttgaaaTGGTAACAGGAGTGATGCCAAGGGCAAGGAAAATGTGCAGTTTAGCTTCAAAAACCTCTGGCTTAAGAAGAATCTTCCTTGATTTGTcgatgtgtgtgaggggggttgTCTCATGATTTATTTTCAAGGTTGGGGGCTGATTTTGGCGTTTGCGTGGTGGGGGTTTTGCTGTGTGGATAAAACAGGTCCAGCTTATGTATGTTTCATGTAAAATTCTCCCCTGCTTCTTTATTTGCGTGAGAAGTTAAACAACCCCAAGGGCATTGTTTAGACTGAGCAGCCAGACGGCTCCCGTTACCCTTCTCCCAGGTGAACAGGAGGTGAACTGTTTACCTAGTGCTTGGGACCACccaaagcagggccggctccagcttttttgctgccccaagtggtgaagaataaaagaaaaaaacggAGAGAAGAGATGGCAGGCTCATGGTTGAGAGGGGgtgtcttttgttctgtgtttatgctCTACGGTTGCCTGTCTTCTGGTCCGTGCTGTTGAGCTACACTCAGAACgccagagtcctgtggcaccttatagactaacagacgttttggagcatgagatttcctgggtgaataactactttgtcagatgcaggCATCCGACAtccatccgatgaagtgggtattcacccacgaaagctcatgctccaaaacgtctgttagtctataggtgccacaggattctttgctgcttttacagttccagattaacacggctaccccgctgATATTCAGAACTCCTGCATTCAAGGAATTTCTGCCTCGTTAAGGGCGCACTCAGTCACTCTCTTCCCTTCTGGAGCTTCCAATCTGCCCTGGGTCGGGATCGGGGTGAATGGGGTGTAGGGGCTCTGAGCAGCAGGGATCAGCTATCACGGTGACTGGAGCGTATCCGATTCCTGTCGCTTGTCTTTGAACACAGAGCCAGTGCCACAGCCCCAGATCCGGAGTCAGCTGCTCGCCAGCACGCTGGAGGGGTGCAACGTCACGCTGCAGTGCCAAGGCTCGGGGAAGGGAAACGTGAGCATCTCCTGGGGGAGAGGGAACCCAGTCCAAGAGCTGGATCCAGGTCGTCACCAGCTCTCCCTTGATGGCAGGAGGCTCCAGCTGTCtctgcagcccagctccctgaATGCCACCTATACCTGCACGGTCAGCAACCCCGTGGATCAGAAGATCGTCTCCTTCGACCTGCAGAGCATCTGCCGCAGTGGAGGTGAGGGTTTGTGGCCTGTCTCTGTGTTGATGGCAACACCTGACGCTTTGTTTCGGGGAGAGAGTGCCATCTAGTGGTTAGGTCACCAGCTTGGGACTCGAGAGACCTCACTttttattcccagctcagccactaaCCTGCTAGGTGGTCTGGGTCCAGCCacttcttctccccctccccgtgcctcagtttccctgtatgTAAAAATGAGGGACAATCCCACCACTCTGCCTCACT
The genomic region above belongs to Gopherus evgoodei ecotype Sinaloan lineage chromosome 24, rGopEvg1_v1.p, whole genome shotgun sequence and contains:
- the LOC115639291 gene encoding SLAM family member 8-like isoform X4, with amino-acid sequence MEVPSKKPSLPILLVTLISLSPDILIAQAPTPHSRVNGTLGRSVVLSVDLSPGKKVKEIEWSFRAGSGVTIQVAEFIGEKFERPDPSDRFKQRLEKYNETSLRIKALELGDSGVYEARIKIVPATVEEQAFLLAVYEPVPQPQIRSQLLASTLEGCNVTLQCQGSGKGNVSISWGRGNPVQELDPGRHQLSLDGRRLQLSLQPSSLNATYTCTVSNPVDQKIVSFDLQSICRSGDADASFSKPGYIVLTFFLLVLSLGTAVWCWRMNNEKSADPAATPTGPVEESPSDPQYAEILRSPPEGNDQALRHLENNTERSPQKEPLITTIYDKLQRTPENTSEEVT
- the LOC115639291 gene encoding SLAM family member 8-like isoform X5 produces the protein MMMLVNRRPSRLSRPAPKDFGVLVLCLRTASQHLPLLPGSAQRHTESSEDMEVPSKKPSLPILLVTLISLSPDILIAQAPTPHSRVNGTLGRSVVLSVDLSPGKKVKEIEWSFRAGSGVTIQVAEFIGEKFERPDPSDRFKQRLEKYNETSLRIKALELGDSGVYEARIKIVPATVEEQAFLLAVYEPVPQPQIRSQLLASTLEGCNVTLQCQGSGKGNVSISWGRGNPVQELDPGRHQLSLDGRRLQLSLQPSSLNATYTCTVSNPVDQKIVSFDLQSICRSGDADASFSKPGYIVLTFFLLVLSLGTAVWCWRMNNEKSADPAATPTGPVEESPSDPQYAEILRSPPEGNDQALRHLENNTERSPQKEPLITTIYDKLQRTPENTSEEVT
- the LOC115639291 gene encoding SLAM family member 8-like isoform X3, giving the protein MISAELENEAASSELSCSRHGAGEGKTDSAFGPWNGAAIDLDILIAQAPTPHSRVNGTLGRSVVLSVDLSPGKKVKEIEWSFRAGSGVTIQVAEFIGEKFERPDPSDRFKQRLEKYNETSLRIKALELGDSGVYEARIKIVPATVEEQAFLLAVYEPVPQPQIRSQLLASTLEGCNVTLQCQGSGKGNVSISWGRGNPVQELDPGRHQLSLDGRRLQLSLQPSSLNATYTCTVSNPVDQKIVSFDLQSICRSGDADASFSKPGYIVLTFFLLVLSLGTAVWCWRMNNEKSADPAATPTGPVEESPSDPQYAEILRSPPEGNDQALRHLENNTERSPQKEPLITTIYDKLQRTPENTSEEVT
- the LOC115639291 gene encoding SLAM family member 8-like isoform X2, whose amino-acid sequence is MYHDVVLLLPISQHLPLLPGSAQRHTESSEDMEVPSKKPSLPILLVTLISLSPDILIAQAPTPHSRVNGTLGRSVVLSVDLSPGKKVKEIEWSFRAGSGVTIQVAEFIGEKFERPDPSDRFKQRLEKYNETSLRIKALELGDSGVYEARIKIVPATVEEQAFLLAVYEPVPQPQIRSQLLASTLEGCNVTLQCQGSGKGNVSISWGRGNPVQELDPGRHQLSLDGRRLQLSLQPSSLNATYTCTVSNPVDQKIVSFDLQSICRSGDADASFSKPGYIVLTFFLLVLSLGTAVWCWRMNNEKSADPAATPTGPVEESPSDPQYAEILRSPPEGNDQALRHLENNTERSPQKEPLITTIYDKLQRTPENTSEEVT